One Bacillota bacterium genomic window, AGCGTTTTACCTACACGGAAGTCAATGAGTTGCTTGCAGGCACGGATGCAGCTCTGCGTGAGAGATACGCTGATCAACTTGCACACCTAGAGCTCATGGTTAAACTGCGCGACTTGCTCCGTGTAAAGCGCGAAAAGCGTGGCTCCATCGATTTCGAGCTGTCTGAGGCCAAGATCACCCTTGACGACAAGGGTCACGTAGCAGACATTGCGCCTCGTGCTAGGACCCTTTCTGACAGTATCATTGAAGAATTCATGTTAGCCGCGAATGAAACTGTCGCCGCGCGCTTTTATGACCTGCAGGTGCCCTTTGTGTACCGGGTACATGAGGAACCCAAGGAAGAGAAAATAGAAGACCTTAATCTGCTGCTAAACAATTTTGGCCTGCGCATCAAGACACCGCGCGGTAAGCTGCACCCCCACGCCTTTAGGCAGGTGATGGACAGTATCGAAGGCAGGCCCGAGGCCCATCTCCTAAATCGCGTCCTGCTGCGCTCCATGATGCGCGCGCGTTACAGCCCCGATTGCGCTGGTCACTTTGGCCTCGCCGCCAAATTCTACTGCCACTTTACCTCGCCCATAAGGCGCTACCCAGACCTCTTAATTCATCGCATCATCAAAGAGGTGCTCAGGGAGGGACAAATTTCTTCGCGGCGGGGGCGTCTGCTGACCGAGGTAGTCGATAGCGCTGCGCGGCAATCATCCGAGCGCGAGCAGCTGGCTACGGAGGCCGAGCGCACCATCGAGGACATCAAGAAGGCGGAATACATGGCCGGAAAAATAGGCGAGACCTTTGCGGGCATTATCTCCGGAGTGGTTTCCTTTGGTTTCTTTGTGGAGCTGCCGAACACGGTAGAAGGGCTTGTGCATGTGTCAAACCTGCATGATGATTACTACGTGTTTGATGCCGAAGCCTATACTCTAGTGGGTCGTCGTCTAAAGAAGCGTTACCGCATGGGAGACGCCGTGCAGATAAAGGTAGAGAAAGTAAATGTCGAAGAAGCAACCGTCGATTTTTCTCTTCTCGAGACCTAATTTTGTTCTCACACCCCTCCGGGTACCCTTTACAAATGCCATTCAGTGGAGTATTCTAGAATCGTACTACACAGTGTAGTAGAAAGGGAGTGGCTCATGAAGCCCATTTATGTGGTCATGGCAGTTCTCGTCATGGCAGTAGCTTTTTTTGGCTACAATTACTTTGTCAGTCTCAATGATGGCGGTGATTTTGGCGCTATTGAGCGGGAGGCCTTGGCCTTTTACCAGCAACAAAACCCGGCCTTGACCAATCTTTCGGCAGAGGTAATTGACTACGGCTGTCATATCGAAATCGAAATTAGACAGGGTGGCGAGCGCCTGACACGTCTCGGTTTTGCCGGGCAGGGTCGTTTCTACGAGATAGGCAGGTAGTTGTTATGCTGCGGCAGCGCCCGGTAGCCCCCGATTTTAAGCCCCACCGCCTTGGTCTAGAGCAGGTGCTAGGTGAGCTTGAGGCCGAAATTATGGAGATAGTCTGGACGGTAGGGGAGACAACGGTGCGCGAGGTGCATCACAGTTTGCTTAAAGTCCGCGACATTGCCTATACTACGGTGATGACGGTAATGACACGGCTAGCAGACAAAGGTCTCCTCCTGCGCGAGGCTGATGGTCATGCCTACCTCTATCGACCGCGCCTGTCTCGTGCGGCCTTCGTTTCAGAGATGGTCGGCGAAGTGCTCGATGCACTGCTGGCCTCGCATTCCTCCCAGACGGTCTCTCATTTTATGGCCCGCCTCGACCAGGCCAATGCTCTAGAACTGCAAGCACTAGAGGAACTCATTCGAAAGCGCAAGGGGGGGTAATGGTGTCCTTTAACCTCATGGTTGCCCCCTACATCCTCTATGTGCTCGTGAGCGGGGCTCTGCTCTACGGCGGAGCGCAAGTGTTATCGCGCCTACTGCCCTTGCCCCCTCGGACGAAAATGTTGCTTTATGCCGGAGTCCTCATTTTACCCGTTGTGACGTATACCTACTACTTGCGCCATATGTCCGCAGACTGCGACATGTTAGCGAACCCCGAGGCACTTCGTATCTGTTCGCTGGCCTACCGCTACAGCGACATCCTTACACCTTTGACCCTACTACTTCTCGTCGTTTATGCGCTGTGGCGTGCTTGGCAAGTCTTAGCGTCTCCCGTTAGACGAAGCCGCATCAGCACCGACAGCGCCTTAGTCACACGTGTGCGCAGTATCCTCCAGGAATGGGGCTACCACGACAAAGTAGCTATTGGCATCATCGACAGTCACTACCCCACGGCCTTTGTCAGAGGTTTTTTTCGCCCCGAGCTCGTGCTTTCGCGCGGTATGCTAGACCTCTTACCAGATGAAGCACTGCGCTCAGTGCTTGCACACGAAGTTTCGCACCTCGAGGGTGGCGACAATGTCTACAATCTGGTGCTGCTCTTACGAGAAGTCGCTTTCTTTTCGCCCTTTGCGCATCTCGCTTACCAGGGCTACACTGAAGAGTGCGAGTTGGCAGCAGATATGGCCGCGGGTAAACGTTCTGACAAACTAGCCCTCGCTTCTGCTATTCTTAAGGTCACACAA contains:
- a CDS encoding BlaI/MecI/CopY family transcriptional regulator, which codes for MLRQRPVAPDFKPHRLGLEQVLGELEAEIMEIVWTVGETTVREVHHSLLKVRDIAYTTVMTVMTRLADKGLLLREADGHAYLYRPRLSRAAFVSEMVGEVLDALLASHSSQTVSHFMARLDQANALELQALEELIRKRKGG
- a CDS encoding M56 family metallopeptidase, which produces MVSFNLMVAPYILYVLVSGALLYGGAQVLSRLLPLPPRTKMLLYAGVLILPVVTYTYYLRHMSADCDMLANPEALRICSLAYRYSDILTPLTLLLLVVYALWRAWQVLASPVRRSRISTDSALVTRVRSILQEWGYHDKVAIGIIDSHYPTAFVRGFFRPELVLSRGMLDLLPDEALRSVLAHEVSHLEGGDNVYNLVLLLREVAFFSPFAHLAYQGYTEECELAADMAAGKRSDKLALASAILKVTQRGQELYRFAWQHSYLVGRASVSLRVHSLLREGQVYSALPPWLALSLLATLVLALC